A stretch of Paenibacillus sp. URB8-2 DNA encodes these proteins:
- the msrA gene encoding peptide-methionine (S)-S-oxide reductase MsrA has protein sequence MSDIETNRAGARTEKATFAGGCFWCMVSPFEELPGIIDVVSGYTGGHTVNPTYEEVCSETTGHAEAVQITFDPAIFPYSKLLELFWQQIDPTDEGGQFHDRGSSYRTAIFYHNEEQRKEAEASKVAIQQSGRFSGPVVTPIEPAGVFYPAEEYHQGYHRKNPGHYKRYRKASGREAFIESHWSHKEDKQSLKERLTPLQYEVTQNNATESPFQNEFWDHHGDGLYVDIVSGEPLFSSRDKYDSGCGWPSFTRPLRDYSVKEKTDLSHMMIRTEVRSKEADSHLGHVFNDGPGANGLRYCINSAALRFVPEEDLEKEGYGEYRVLFK, from the coding sequence ATGAGTGACATAGAGACTAATCGGGCAGGTGCCCGAACGGAAAAAGCGACATTTGCAGGCGGCTGCTTCTGGTGCATGGTCTCCCCGTTTGAGGAGCTGCCCGGCATTATCGATGTCGTCTCCGGCTATACCGGAGGCCATACCGTCAATCCGACTTATGAAGAAGTATGTTCCGAAACGACAGGACATGCCGAAGCCGTGCAAATCACGTTTGATCCCGCGATTTTTCCATACAGCAAGCTGCTTGAGCTATTCTGGCAGCAGATCGATCCGACGGATGAAGGCGGACAGTTTCATGACCGCGGTTCCTCCTACCGGACAGCGATCTTCTATCACAATGAGGAGCAGCGCAAAGAAGCCGAGGCGTCCAAGGTCGCGATCCAACAAAGCGGCCGCTTCTCGGGACCGGTTGTCACGCCCATTGAACCGGCTGGTGTCTTTTACCCGGCAGAGGAGTATCATCAGGGCTATCACCGCAAGAATCCGGGACATTACAAGCGCTACCGCAAGGCCTCGGGCCGGGAAGCTTTTATCGAAAGCCACTGGTCGCATAAAGAAGACAAGCAAAGCCTGAAAGAGCGGCTCACCCCGCTGCAATATGAAGTGACGCAAAATAACGCCACGGAATCCCCGTTTCAAAATGAATTTTGGGATCATCACGGAGATGGCCTTTATGTGGACATCGTGTCCGGAGAGCCGCTCTTCAGCTCCAGGGACAAATATGATTCCGGTTGCGGCTGGCCAAGCTTCACCCGTCCGCTCCGTGACTACTCGGTGAAAGAGAAAACCGATCTCAGCCATATGATGATCCGCACGGAGGTGCGAAGCAAAGAAGCCGACTCGCATCTCGGACATGTCTTCAACGACGGACCGGGGGCGAACGGTTTGCGGTACTGCATCAATTCTGCCGCGCTGCGTTTCGTTCCCGAGGAGGATCTCGAGAAAGAAGGATATGGCGAATACCGGGTATTGTTCAAATAG
- a CDS encoding Gfo/Idh/MocA family protein produces MKDSAIINIALIGIGNIARKVYLPLLSQSPRVRIAGILSSSASTVESTVSAYRLPQGTCSLDELLGWDLDAVFVHAPTRNHYEIVTKCLERGLAVYVDKPLSYRLEESVKMAELAESKGLLLGVGFNRRFAPLYAEAKAWLDEAGGVTHCSAVKHRTKRQKLSSRETVHDDLIHMLELLLWLCGNDYELLRGSLHSDLEGRLVQAAGMLGWSGGASGVYGMVRDAGADLEKLELHGHGRSAEIADMERAVFYDRNASPVVRGFGSWDTILTRRGFSGVVDHFLDHIQKPSECGISALSVLPVHRLAAQLTERTD; encoded by the coding sequence TTGAAGGACTCCGCGATCATAAACATAGCTTTGATTGGAATCGGAAATATCGCCCGCAAAGTATATTTGCCGCTGCTTTCGCAATCACCGCGAGTCCGGATCGCCGGCATTCTCAGCTCTTCGGCCTCCACGGTAGAGAGTACGGTAAGCGCTTATCGGTTGCCTCAGGGCACATGCAGCCTGGATGAACTGCTCGGTTGGGATTTGGATGCGGTGTTTGTGCATGCCCCAACCCGGAACCATTACGAAATCGTAACGAAGTGTCTGGAGCGGGGGCTGGCGGTCTATGTCGACAAGCCGTTGTCCTACCGCCTGGAGGAATCGGTCAAGATGGCCGAGCTTGCCGAAAGCAAAGGACTGCTTCTCGGCGTCGGCTTCAACCGCCGCTTTGCGCCGCTTTATGCTGAGGCCAAGGCGTGGCTGGATGAAGCCGGGGGAGTTACCCACTGCAGCGCGGTCAAGCATCGGACGAAGCGGCAAAAGTTAAGCAGCCGGGAAACCGTGCATGACGACCTTATCCACATGCTTGAGCTGCTCCTGTGGCTGTGCGGGAATGATTATGAGCTTCTGCGCGGGTCTCTGCACAGCGACCTTGAAGGCCGGCTGGTTCAGGCGGCAGGCATGCTCGGTTGGAGCGGCGGCGCTTCCGGCGTGTACGGCATGGTGCGCGACGCCGGCGCCGATCTGGAGAAATTGGAGCTGCACGGCCATGGAAGGTCTGCGGAGATTGCGGACATGGAACGCGCCGTTTTTTATGACCGGAATGCGTCCCCTGTCGTACGCGGTTTTGGAAGCTGGGACACGATACTAACGCGCAGAGGCTTCAGCGGCGTGGTTGACCATTTTCTCGATCATATTCAAAAGCCGTCCGAATGCGGCATTTCCGCATTGTCCGTGCTTCCTGTCCACAGGCTGGCGGCGCAGCTGACGGAAAGGACAGACTAA
- a CDS encoding DUF4349 domain-containing protein: MIKRGLYSIVTLLVLSVVLAGCGSGGRADNADQAKSDAHSEMKNSTASLSDASSEEAPIAAGDGGSSAGAQGNGKGSGIQKGGNSAADNGSAAAGGFTASDVAAGLNKKLIYHANLNMEVENYEKAQTEVRNWVNLARGYIIGFTETVSDSEHGGTFVVKVPATGFSSFMDNLEKVKHESLQRSIEGQDVSEEYVDLEARLKAKQLLETQYIEFMKKAVKASDLVAFANELSQVQTEIEQIKGRMRYIDQNVLYSTVELRLYQTDVSIANLRKDERQPLFGRAADALRGTLNALSMAFQWLFIFLAGALPVLIGAGLILAVLFWLRRSRRGRREEASVLIREANRQREKGRSASGGPGSNPDSGEEDPGEAPQAPEPPERK, encoded by the coding sequence ATGATAAAACGGGGGTTGTATTCCATTGTAACGCTGCTGGTGTTGTCTGTTGTGCTGGCTGGCTGCGGTTCGGGAGGCCGTGCCGATAACGCGGATCAGGCCAAATCGGATGCACATTCCGAGATGAAAAACAGCACAGCTTCTCTATCGGATGCCTCCAGCGAGGAGGCTCCGATCGCAGCCGGCGACGGAGGATCATCTGCCGGCGCGCAGGGGAACGGAAAGGGAAGCGGAATCCAGAAGGGCGGCAACTCCGCGGCAGATAACGGCAGTGCCGCTGCCGGAGGATTCACGGCAAGCGATGTGGCCGCCGGTCTGAACAAGAAGCTGATCTACCATGCCAATCTCAACATGGAAGTGGAGAATTACGAGAAAGCGCAGACGGAAGTGCGGAATTGGGTCAATCTCGCCCGCGGCTATATTATCGGATTCACGGAAACGGTGTCCGATTCCGAGCATGGCGGCACGTTTGTCGTGAAGGTGCCGGCTACCGGGTTCTCTTCCTTCATGGACAATCTGGAGAAGGTCAAGCATGAGTCGCTTCAACGCAGTATCGAGGGCCAGGATGTTTCCGAAGAGTATGTCGACCTTGAGGCGCGCCTCAAGGCGAAGCAGCTGCTTGAAACCCAATACATTGAATTTATGAAAAAGGCTGTCAAAGCCTCAGATTTGGTGGCTTTTGCCAATGAGCTTAGCCAAGTTCAGACGGAGATCGAGCAGATCAAGGGCAGAATGCGCTATATCGACCAGAATGTGCTGTACTCCACGGTGGAACTTCGGCTCTACCAGACGGACGTGAGCATCGCAAATCTGCGTAAGGATGAACGCCAGCCGCTGTTCGGCAGAGCCGCGGACGCGCTGCGCGGAACGCTGAATGCCTTGTCCATGGCATTCCAGTGGCTCTTTATCTTCTTGGCCGGAGCCCTCCCGGTGCTGATTGGCGCCGGCCTCATATTGGCCGTGCTGTTCTGGCTCCGGCGTTCAAGACGCGGCCGCCGCGAGGAGGCTTCGGTGCTGATCCGGGAAGCCAACCGGCAGAGGGAGAAGGGGCGGTCAGCATCCGGGGGTCCCGGATCCAATCCGGATAGCGGCGAAGAAGACCCTGGTGAAGCGCCTCAGGCGCCGGAACCTCCTGAACGCAAATAA
- a CDS encoding TVP38/TMEM64 family protein yields the protein MRKWLLGLLYVSGMGAAFIYRYNILDWLGKDGHALLSVLAATALALFPVVPYKAVIGLFGYVYGSLAGGAICWLATTVAAALMFGAVKWLFPEQARRYLASIPALNKFTAAVQRHPFASVAAARLLPVIPQTAVNAYAGAAGLPFRSFILATALGKIPGIALFAFLGGHARQHPGAAAVAAALYIAALLTFFAVMRIGKPQSKGQA from the coding sequence ATGAGAAAATGGCTGCTGGGGCTCCTTTATGTTTCGGGTATGGGCGCCGCGTTTATCTACAGATATAACATTCTCGACTGGCTGGGAAAAGACGGACATGCGCTTCTCTCCGTCCTGGCCGCGACAGCGCTGGCCTTATTTCCGGTCGTACCGTACAAAGCCGTGATCGGACTGTTCGGTTATGTTTATGGAAGCCTGGCCGGCGGAGCGATATGCTGGTTGGCAACTACAGTCGCCGCGGCGCTGATGTTCGGCGCCGTCAAATGGCTGTTCCCAGAACAAGCACGCCGTTATCTGGCCTCCATTCCGGCGCTGAACAAATTTACGGCTGCTGTTCAGCGGCATCCTTTTGCTTCCGTAGCGGCGGCCCGTCTGCTGCCGGTCATTCCGCAAACGGCGGTCAACGCTTACGCCGGCGCGGCCGGGCTGCCCTTCCGAAGCTTTATCCTGGCTACGGCCCTAGGAAAAATTCCGGGCATCGCCCTGTTCGCCTTCCTCGGCGGACATGCCCGGCAGCATCCCGGAGCGGCTGCGGTCGCCGCCGCGCTATACATCGCGGCGCTCCTGACGTTCTTTGCGGTGATGCGCATCGGCAAGCCGCAGAGCAAGGGACAAGCCTGA